One part of the Candidatus Eremiobacteraceae bacterium genome encodes these proteins:
- the recN gene encoding DNA repair protein RecN, with protein MLRSLTVQGFGLIDRTSVELKPGLNAFTGETGGGKSMVIDALGFVFGERAGPDVVRAGADKATVFAELHADGPALTWLRDNGLEADDDALVLSREYSANGRSSARVNGKPVTAGQLRELADIVLDVVGQHEHQRLLQPAQHLELLDAYAGEAALAKRADVAALVTEVRALARELEELRTSGDQSLRALEDARFAAQEIREAKLEPGELDALRERRTMLAHAAKIAQAVETAIEAIDDADRGATTQLGRAAVALGGVSGYALSLRDFSDQAKGLQSSAQDLSFALAALREEGAFDPAQVDEVENRLALLERVLKKYGPTLEDAVAARARFEAAAGKLENREGEMRRLEGARAEREAKLGEAGAELTKQRKAAASRLATRVESELQRLNMRGATFACSIEPAAEIASTGADRIEFVAALNPKEPQRPIARSASGGELARLLLALKLAFAKVDPHPVVVLDEIDAGIGGAAAAAVGERIAELAEHVQVLCVTHLAQIATFAGHNVVMEKMNKQGRSVIAARTLSDKEEVRAEIARMLAGDSESSEALRHAEALLKKRRAG; from the coding sequence ATGCTTCGTTCGCTGACCGTGCAGGGTTTTGGGCTCATCGACCGCACGTCGGTCGAGCTCAAGCCGGGTCTCAACGCGTTCACCGGCGAGACCGGCGGCGGCAAGTCGATGGTCATCGACGCATTGGGCTTCGTGTTCGGCGAGCGAGCGGGCCCCGACGTCGTGCGCGCGGGCGCCGACAAAGCGACGGTGTTTGCCGAGCTGCACGCGGATGGTCCGGCACTAACATGGTTGCGTGACAACGGGCTCGAGGCCGACGACGACGCGCTGGTGCTCAGTCGCGAGTATTCGGCCAACGGCCGATCATCCGCACGCGTGAACGGCAAACCGGTGACCGCCGGCCAGCTGCGCGAGCTCGCGGACATCGTGCTCGACGTCGTCGGACAACACGAGCATCAGCGACTGCTTCAGCCGGCGCAACACCTCGAACTGCTCGATGCCTATGCGGGCGAAGCAGCCCTTGCCAAACGGGCGGACGTTGCCGCGCTCGTGACCGAGGTGCGAGCCCTCGCGCGCGAGCTCGAAGAGCTGCGCACGTCGGGTGACCAATCGCTGCGCGCGCTCGAGGATGCGCGCTTCGCGGCCCAAGAAATCCGTGAAGCGAAGTTGGAGCCGGGCGAGTTAGACGCGCTGCGAGAACGGCGCACGATGCTGGCCCACGCCGCGAAGATCGCGCAGGCTGTCGAGACGGCGATCGAGGCGATTGACGACGCCGACCGCGGGGCGACGACGCAACTCGGCCGCGCGGCAGTTGCGCTCGGTGGCGTGTCCGGTTATGCGTTATCGCTGCGCGACTTCAGCGATCAGGCCAAAGGCTTGCAGAGCAGCGCACAGGATCTGAGCTTCGCGTTGGCCGCTTTGCGCGAAGAAGGCGCCTTCGACCCGGCGCAGGTCGATGAGGTCGAGAACCGGCTGGCGCTACTGGAGCGCGTGTTGAAGAAATACGGACCAACGCTCGAGGATGCGGTGGCAGCGCGCGCGCGCTTCGAAGCTGCGGCCGGCAAGCTCGAGAATCGCGAAGGTGAAATGCGACGTCTCGAAGGCGCAAGAGCTGAACGGGAAGCCAAACTAGGTGAGGCCGGCGCGGAACTCACCAAACAACGGAAGGCCGCGGCAAGCCGCCTGGCAACACGTGTCGAGAGCGAGCTGCAGCGGCTCAACATGCGCGGGGCGACATTCGCGTGCTCGATCGAGCCGGCGGCCGAAATCGCATCAACCGGCGCGGACCGCATCGAGTTCGTCGCGGCGCTCAATCCCAAAGAGCCGCAGCGCCCGATAGCAAGATCGGCCTCAGGTGGAGAACTCGCCCGGCTGCTGCTCGCACTCAAGCTCGCCTTCGCGAAGGTGGACCCGCATCCGGTCGTCGTGCTCGACGAGATCGATGCGGGCATCGGCGGAGCAGCGGCGGCCGCGGTTGGCGAACGCATCGCCGAGCTGGCGGAACATGTGCAGGTGTTGTGCGTGACCCACCTCGCGCAGATCGCGACCTTCGCCGGGCACAACGTGGTGATGGAGAAGATGAACAAGCAAGGGCGCTCGGTGATCGCGGCGCGCACGCTGTCGGATAAGGAAGAAGTGCGCGCGGAGATCGCGCGCATGCTTGCCGGCGACTCGGAGAGCAGCGAAGCGCTCCGGCACGCCGAAGCGCTGCTCAAGAAACGGCGGGCCGGCTGA
- the xseB gene encoding exodeoxyribonuclease VII small subunit: MGDSTSKKKTKPDEGPSFEVALARLEAIVEKLDDGNLPLAQALSLYKEGNALAKRCRTLLTEAEVEVKEALAADKAELV; this comes from the coding sequence ATGGGCGACTCGACCTCGAAGAAGAAGACTAAGCCCGATGAGGGCCCGTCGTTCGAGGTCGCGCTCGCGCGCCTCGAAGCGATCGTCGAGAAGCTGGACGACGGCAACCTGCCGCTCGCGCAGGCGCTCTCCTTATATAAGGAAGGCAACGCGCTGGCCAAGCGCTGCCGCACGCTCTTGACGGAAGCCGAAGTGGAAGTGAAGGAAGCGCTAGCCGCGGACAAAGCCGAGCTCGTCTGA
- a CDS encoding NAD(+)/NADH kinase, giving the protein MKAGEHLKVSNLALYVDTQRPEAVAAAKKVAGLAAQSGVKLLLAEKQADSLHLNGAGTATFPMSADLLISLGGDGTLLRAAHLAASFDVPIIGVDFGRMGFLTQIERTDFEHVLPRLLRDGFETEARTALDARLLGSEQHFFALNDIYLDRSHHGNLMSLGIWISGQQVADIPADGIVIASPTGSTAYFLSAGGPIMAPGLDAFGIAPINPHTLFSRPLVVSAAETIRISVPKDERGANLYVDGKLEADVPPDSVVEIVRAARKVKFVRLDERHFFAMLERKLHWGVSIKRSLE; this is encoded by the coding sequence ATGAAGGCCGGCGAGCATCTGAAGGTCTCCAACCTCGCGCTCTACGTGGACACGCAGCGGCCTGAGGCCGTTGCCGCGGCGAAGAAGGTGGCCGGCTTGGCGGCGCAGTCCGGCGTCAAGCTGCTGCTGGCGGAAAAGCAAGCGGATTCCCTCCATCTCAATGGCGCCGGCACCGCGACCTTTCCGATGTCGGCGGACCTGCTCATCTCGCTCGGCGGCGACGGCACGCTGCTGCGCGCGGCCCACCTCGCGGCATCGTTCGACGTGCCGATCATCGGCGTCGATTTCGGACGCATGGGCTTCTTGACGCAGATCGAGCGCACGGACTTCGAGCACGTGCTGCCGCGGCTGCTGCGCGACGGGTTTGAGACCGAGGCGCGCACAGCGTTGGATGCTCGCCTGCTCGGCTCCGAACAGCATTTCTTCGCGCTCAACGATATCTATTTGGATCGCAGCCATCACGGCAACCTTATGTCGCTCGGCATCTGGATCAGCGGCCAACAGGTCGCCGACATCCCGGCAGACGGCATCGTGATCGCTAGCCCCACCGGCTCGACCGCGTACTTCCTGTCCGCCGGCGGTCCCATCATGGCGCCTGGACTGGACGCGTTCGGCATCGCTCCGATCAATCCGCACACGTTGTTCTCGCGCCCGCTGGTCGTGAGCGCCGCTGAGACGATCCGCATCTCGGTGCCCAAGGACGAGCGCGGCGCAAATCTGTATGTCGACGGCAAGCTCGAGGCCGATGTGCCGCCTGACTCGGTCGTCGAGATCGTGCGTGCCGCACGTAAGGTGAAGTTCGTGCGCCTGGACGAGCGTCATTTCTTCGCGATGCTCGAGCGCAAATTGCATTGGGGCGTTTCGATCAAACGCTCGCTCGAGTAG
- a CDS encoding TlyA family RNA methyltransferase — MKRRRLDVAVAEKLGTSRTRAQALIVEGRVRIDGEPRLKAGELVSTDAVLDVEDDARYVSRGGAKLERALDEFGWSPAGLRCLDVGASTGGFTDCMLQRGAAAVTAVDVGYGQIAWSLRNDPRVRLFERCNFRHATAEQLGGPFQFACADVSFISLAKLAPAMAAMLESESRCVVLVKPQFEAGREWVMRGGVVRDPQGHTQAIEAVATAFASCGLAPVALTYSPLLGPAGNIEFLLGAQLDGETRSLDVAGVVRKAHETLEK, encoded by the coding sequence GTGAAGCGGCGCCGGCTCGACGTCGCGGTGGCCGAGAAACTCGGCACGTCGCGCACTCGCGCCCAGGCGTTGATCGTCGAGGGCCGGGTACGCATCGATGGCGAGCCGCGTCTCAAAGCCGGTGAGCTCGTGTCGACCGATGCGGTGCTCGACGTCGAAGACGATGCGCGCTACGTCAGCCGCGGCGGGGCGAAACTCGAGCGCGCGCTTGACGAGTTCGGCTGGTCTCCCGCCGGTCTGCGATGTCTCGACGTCGGCGCGTCCACCGGCGGGTTCACCGACTGCATGCTGCAACGCGGCGCAGCCGCCGTGACGGCGGTCGATGTCGGCTACGGCCAGATCGCCTGGTCGCTGCGCAACGACCCTCGCGTTCGGCTCTTCGAGCGCTGCAACTTCCGGCATGCGACGGCCGAGCAGCTGGGGGGACCGTTTCAATTCGCGTGCGCCGACGTCTCGTTCATCTCGCTCGCCAAGCTCGCACCGGCGATGGCGGCGATGCTCGAATCGGAGTCCCGTTGCGTCGTGCTCGTCAAACCGCAATTCGAAGCGGGTCGAGAGTGGGTGATGCGCGGGGGCGTCGTGCGCGATCCGCAGGGCCACACGCAAGCCATCGAAGCCGTGGCGACGGCTTTTGCTTCGTGCGGCCTGGCGCCGGTCGCATTGACCTATTCACCGCTCTTGGGGCCGGCGGGCAACATCGAATTCTTGCTCGGCGCGCAGCTCGATGGAGAGACGCGCTCTTTGGACGTGGCGGGGGTTGTCCGAAAGGCCCACGAAACGCTCGAGAAATGA